The Fervidobacterium pennivorans DNA segment ATTTGGATTCTGTCTAATGGAGATATTAGAGGCTCCATGAAAAAGTTTGACATTTTACTTTCTGGCGACATGTAAAGTAATGCCGATGTATATGCACCAATTGCCATGAACCCTGCATGACCGAGAGAAAATTGCCCTGTGAATCCGTTTATTAAATTCAGACTAACTGCGAGAATGACGTATATGAACCCTGTGTTTAGTATCCTTTTAATGAATGGGTCCATGTGTTTTTCGGCAAAGAAGACAAACACGTAGATCAAGATTATAAACAAGATACTAAGCAGAACTCTCGTTGAACGTTTCATACTTTCTCACCAACCTCTTGACCAAAGAGCCCATTTGGTTTGAAAATTAAGACAAGCACCAAAAGCAAGAATATGAACGCTTCTCGGTAACCAGAATATTCGGGGAAGAAAGCAGGTATCAAAACCGTTAGTAAGCCTAAGACGAAACCACCGATAAGAGCTCCTTTAAGACTACCAATACCACCCACCACAGCAGCTATAAATGCTCTACTGCCCGGATATTGTCCCATAAACGGGAAAATCTGGGGATACCTGAGCGCCCAGAATACGGCGCTGACTGCAGCAAGAGCGGAACCAAGAGCGAAAGTGAAAGATATAGTTCTGTTTACATTTATTCCCATTAGCCTGGCTGTGTCGAAATCTCTTGAGAGAATTCGCATGGCAAGTCCTATTTTCGTTTTTTGTAATATGAACGTCAGTATGAGCACAACTATAATGGAAAAGATGATAGTGTAAATTGAAACTGCTTGAACCCTTATTTCGCCAAACACAAGTGTTTTTTTCATCGGTTCAGGAACTGGAAATGACCTTTGAATACCTCCGAAAACCACAACAGCGAAGTTTTGCAGTAAGAAGGACATTCCTATCGATGAAACAAGTGAATTTATCCTTGGATACTTTCTTAAAGGTTTGTAAGCAACTTTCTCGATACCAACACCCAATAATGAAGTGAGAACGATACCTAATATAACAGCACTTAGCCATGGTGCACCGAATATGAGCGAAGTGTAAAACATGAAATAAGCAGCCATCATGAACACATCACCGTGTGCAAAATTAACCAGCTTAACAACACCATAGACAAGAGCATATCCAACAGCTACCAAACCGAAGACGAAACCAAGAGAAATAGCGTTAACAAGATGTTGTAAAAACAAGCTTATATCCATTATGACAGCACCCCCAAGATTTGTGAAATCTACTTGTAAATCTTTGAACCTGAAGCATTGGTTATTTAAAACGTGGGAATGGCAGAAAGCCATTCCCACGCAACAAGCTGATGATAGTATTACTCACCTTTAATAACTGTCACAAACTCGAATTTTCCATTCTTGATGGTTTTAATGACGGCATCTTTTATTGCGTCGCGATTTTGGTCAAATCTTATTCTTCCGGAAACACCTATAAAGTCTGTTGTAAGTAATGCTCTTCTGATTTTTTCCGGATCGTCTGACCCAGCCCTTTTTATAGCGGCTACCAATACCATGTAAGCATCGTAAGCAAGAGCAGGTAAGTAACCTGGGTCTTCGTTGTATTTCTTTCTGTATTTTTCCACAAACGGTTTTGTTTTGTCTGAAAGTTCCGCTTTAACATCGAACATAGTACTGTAGTATGCTCCTTCAACGGCGCTCCCACCAATTTCAATCAACTGTGGTAAATCCCACGTGTCTCCACCAAGTAGAGGTTGTTTGAGTCCGAGTTCTCGAGCTTGCTTAGCGATAAGTGCGGCATCACCAACTATGCCAGCAGGTATGAATATAACATCAGGGTTCGCTT contains these protein-coding regions:
- a CDS encoding branched-chain amino acid ABC transporter permease — translated: MDISLFLQHLVNAISLGFVFGLVAVGYALVYGVVKLVNFAHGDVFMMAAYFMFYTSLIFGAPWLSAVILGIVLTSLLGVGIEKVAYKPLRKYPRINSLVSSIGMSFLLQNFAVVVFGGIQRSFPVPEPMKKTLVFGEIRVQAVSIYTIIFSIIVVLILTFILQKTKIGLAMRILSRDFDTARLMGINVNRTISFTFALGSALAAVSAVFWALRYPQIFPFMGQYPGSRAFIAAVVGGIGSLKGALIGGFVLGLLTVLIPAFFPEYSGYREAFIFLLLVLVLIFKPNGLFGQEVGEKV